One Nicotiana sylvestris chromosome 12, ASM39365v2, whole genome shotgun sequence genomic window carries:
- the LOC138884067 gene encoding uncharacterized protein — MVENHKQWHEKLPFALLGYRTTVSTSIGETPYMLVYGTEVVIPAEVEIPSLRITQEDEFSDAEWIKSRYEQLDLIDGNRMNEVCHSQFYHNRMSRAFNKRVKRRQFAPGQLVLKKIFLHQNEAKGKFSPNWQGLYMVHRVLIGGALILAEMDGEVWPKPIILDVVKRYYA; from the coding sequence atggtagagaaccacaaacaatggcatgagaagttaccctttgctctattaggataccgcactacggtTAGCACATCAATCGGggaaactccctacatgctggtttatggtaccgaggttgtcatcccagccgaggtggagattccttctttaagaatcacaCAGGAAGATGAATtcagcgatgcagagtggataaagagtcgctatgaacaattggaccTTATTGATGGAAACAGGATGAACGAAGTATGTCACAGCCAATTTTACcataacagaatgtctagagctttcaacaaaagagtcaaacgaagacagtttgcaccagggcaactggtattgaagaaaatcttcctgcatcaaaatgaagccaaagggaaattctctcctaacTGGCAAGGTCTTTAtatggttcacagggtactaataggaggagcactcatacttgcagaaatggatggagaagtctggccaaaaccaatcattttagacgtagtcaagagatactatgcctag